The DNA sequence GCTGCTGCTTATCAATATCGGTGCGCACCTTGGATTGTATCTGGTTCTTCAGTTCAAGCATCTGCAGTTCCTGGCTCAGGTGCTTAAATACCAGTTCGGCGCGTTTCTTCAAATCAGCTATTTCCAGCAACTTTTGCTTTTCTGCCACATCGGCATTCATGTTGGAGGAAATGAAGTTGATAAGGAAAGAGGAATTTTCAATATTCTTGATGGCAATGCCTGCCTCCGTTGGAATATTAGGCGAGGTTTCAATGATCTGCATGGCCAGGTCCTTCACGGAGTTTACCAGCGCACTGAATTCCTTGTCAGTCCTGATCTTTGTTTCGCCAAACGCCGAAACTCTTGCTTTCAGGTATGGTTCCGTCTGTACAACTTCACCCATCTCAAATCGCTTCTTACCCTGAATGATCACCGTGGTATTTCCATCGGGCATCTGGAGCATCTTTAAGATGGCCGCTACCGTACCGATCGTATTAAGTTCATCTACCGAAGGGTCTTCGACGTTCACGTTCTTTTGCGCAACCACTCCAATAATACGATTGCTTTTATAGGCCTCGCGTATCAGTTTAATGGACTTATCACGCCCCACGGTAATGGGAATGATCACTCCTGGAAACAGCACGGTGTTCCGGAGAGGCAGTATGGGCAAAATGTCAGGTATGGGTTCCTTATTGATCTCTTCCTCTTCATCGTTAGACATTAGGGGGAAAAACTCGGTATCTTCCGTTATAAAAAGAGAGGGGATCTGGTCAAAACTATCAAACATATTCAAATTCCGGATTTATTGCCACAATGGCAGTATATAGCTATACATATATACAATCCGAATGTTTCAATAGCCATGCCAATTCTAAAACCTATGGGTATAATGAGAGGTGGCTGTTAAAAAGGCAGAACGCGTTGCAGTATTACACTTACATGGAACAGGCCTTGGATAAGATCATTTCGCGGGACAAAAGTTAATTAAGTCAGCAATCCCCGGCCTGCCGGTCCTCAGCCCGGCCGATGTTGTCAGCACGTATATTGAAGTGTGATTATGCCGGAATTACACCATTTTGCTACTGCTGAAGATCCTGGGAATATTAGGATGGTTCTTTTGTGATGATCCTTATAACACGTATTCGGCTTTGGAACCATACAGCTTTGCCCCCGATTTGCCGGAAATGATTGTCCTTGCATCAATGTCATCCTCTGTTAACTGCTGCATGGTTTCGTAATCCGATTCTTTGCCATCAATCAGGATGAGCGCTTTGTCGCCGTTGATAATAGTGGTTTCGCCGGGTTTTGAAGAATTTAAAGAAATCTGAAAACGTTTCCCTTTTTCAAGGATAATCACTTTTTGGACGGAAACGTTTTGGTCGCTTTTTATGCTATCTGCTTCCCCCGTAAACGATACAACGCGGGGATGTTTCTTTACTTTTTCGCCGGTAAACACGTCCACTTTCGCCGTAGTATCAATTTCTTTTTTATCAGTGCGGTTTTTTGTGTTGATAATAATAACTCCGCTCTTTCCTTTTTCACCATACAGTGCCTGCGCATCTTTGATGATACTCAACGAAAGAATATCGTTGGGCGCCAGTTTCATGACATCCGCAAATTTCCATTCTTTTCGATCTACTATAAAAAGCGCCTTTTTCCAGCCTTCGCTTTTTGATGGGGGGGTTGAAAAGAAACCGCTCGTATCCCCCCTGAGAAAATATCCCCACGCGACCACTTCAGAATCGGCCGGAAGGGTGTCGAGCGGGGAAACAAGCTGTTCGTCATTCATTCGCGGAGGCGCTTCTTTGGCAGGACGGTCTGATATATTAAACGCCAGGGAAATGAGCGCCAGGAATGGCACCAGCACCAGGTATTTTACCAGATGCAGTTCGGAGGAAGGTTTTTTATTCATCATGGTCACTCTGATCTTAAGGTGGGCGAAATTGAAATTGTTGGCAAGCGAGGACACATAAGGGTTTTTACTCACTTTTATCAAATTATATTGGTAGGTTTTGACGTCTGCGCCACTTTGCAGAACCTTTCGGTCGGCCATGAATTCCAGGTTCTCACGAACGGCGTTCATTATTAGCCAGGCTCCGGGATTGAACCAATAAAAAATCCGGTTGAGTTCTCCCGCGAGGACGTCGATGGTATGCCACTCGCTGATATGTACCTTTTCATGTTCAATGATTGAGTCACGTTCTGCAGGGGAGTGCAATACCGGATTCAGGTAGATGCTGCCAAAAAACGAAAATGGATTGATCTTTTCGTTCATGGTTCGGATTACGGGTTTCCCGGCGCCCTGTTTCCTGGACGCAAAATGCAGCCTGGCCAGTGAAAGCAGCTGTATCAGAAACCTGGCGCCCATGACTGCCACCCCCGACCAGAAAACAAATGCAAGTACATTCCATACCGGGTGTGGGCTTTCCGCGGCCACGTTTCCCAGGTCAGGCAGGTAATAGATCGCTTCACCTCCCGCCGCTTAATAAGCCCACTCAGATCAATAAGCGGATAAACCGATGAAAACCCAATCGCAAACAGCAGATAAAAACGGTTCAGGGTATAAAAGGTGAGCCTGCGCAGGCCATAACAATAGGCCAGGTAAAATAGCACAAGAGCAATGTTTACTTTCAGAAGATACAGAAACATGGTTTATTTCTTAGTTGTAATTTCAATAACACCATGTTCGCCTCTTTCCCCGTATTTATCGGTGGCAGACTTGTCTTTCAGCACATCTACACGCAGAATTTCCTCTGCCGGGATCTTCTGCACCGTCTCCGCCGCGGCTGCTTCCCCGTCAACAAGGTAAAGAATATTTCCATTATCCCCGGCAGGAAGGACCTGAACGCCGGCTGCCGACTCAATTTCAACCGATTCAACAGAGTCGGAAGGTGTCATATCAGCCGTAATTGTTTGAACGGCGTTGCCCTTGGTAACGATCAGTATCACGCCGTTTTCGGCTTTCTTTCCAAACATTCCGGTCGCCTTAGCGTCTTTTAAAACAGTAATACTGGCTATCGTATTGGGGTCCATCTCCTCAATTCCGGCTTTTGAGGGCACACCGTCTATGATGAATAAAGGCGCTTTCTGTCCTGCCTTTGTTGTACAGCAATTGATTATTACATCCTTCCTTTCTTTGTCACGCGCCGTGTCATCAATAGTGTCCTTCTTTGCTTCAAACCTTACCTGTTTTACGACCGGGGGAGGAGGAATATTTTTTTCGCTTTCTTTTTTCTTAGCGGTGTCGGCCGGATAAATTTTAACTTCCTTCACTACCGGCGGGGGTGGCGGAAAATTTCCATCGTTAAGTTCGCCGGAAACGGAATGGGTAAGCTCCTTTTCGGGAAGGGTATCACCCGGATGAAGGAATAAGGGCTCGTTAAATTTGACGACTTCAATAAGCGGTTCTTTCAGCTCCGCTTTCGATATATTAAAGGCCAGCGCGCTCGCGGCCACAAAGGGAACCAGTACCAGGTATTTTACAAGGTGTAGTTCCGAAGAAGGTTTCTTATCCATCATGGTGATCCTTATTTTTAAGTGGGAAAAGTTAAAATTATTGGCAAGTGCGGAAGCATAGGGGATGTTGCTGGCCTTCACCAGGCTGTATTGATAGCTTTTGGCGTCTACTCCGCTTCGCAGAACCCGTTGGTCTGTCATAAATTCCAGGTTTTCCCGGATGGCCGTCAT is a window from the Anseongella ginsenosidimutans genome containing:
- a CDS encoding M56 family metallopeptidase, with amino-acid sequence MAAESPHPVWNVLAFVFWSGVAVMGARFLIQLLSLARLHFASRKQGAGKPVIRTMNEKINPFSFFGSIYLNPVLHSPAERDSIIEHEKVHISEWHTIDVLAGELNRIFYWFNPGAWLIMNAVRENLEFMADRKVLQSGADVKTYQYNLIKVSKNPYVSSLANNFNFAHLKIRVTMMNKKPSSELHLVKYLVLVPFLALISLAFNISDRPAKEAPPRMNDEQLVSPLDTLPADSEVVAWGYFLRGDTSGFFSTPPSKSEGWKKALFIVDRKEWKFADVMKLAPNDILSLSIIKDAQALYGEKGKSGVIIINTKNRTDKKEIDTTAKVDVFTGEKVKKHPRVVSFTGEADSIKSDQNVSVQKVIILEKGKRFQISLNSSKPGETTIINGDKALILIDGKESDYETMQQLTEDDIDARTIISGKSGAKLYGSKAEYVL
- a CDS encoding M56 family metallopeptidase, with amino-acid sequence MTPLFLYLLKVNIALALFYLAYRYGLRKLTFYTLNRFYLLFAIGFSSVYPLIDLSGLISPRQAAAGDIIYYLPDLRNMAAKSPLEIWNVLSFIFWSGVVIMAARFLAQCVSLARLHLASKRQALESHPIRMVKEKINPFSFFRNIYLNPLLHSREELASIVKHEQVHVKEWHTADILAGEVNRIFYWFNPGAWLLMTAIRENLEFMTDQRVLRSGVDAKSYQYSLVKASNIPYASALANNFNFSHLKIRITMMDKKPSSELHLVKYLVLVPFVAASALAFNISKAELKEPLIEVVKFNEPLFLHPGDTLPEKELTHSVSGELNDGNFPPPPPVVKEVKIYPADTAKKKESEKNIPPPPVVKQVRFEAKKDTIDDTARDKERKDVIINCCTTKAGQKAPLFIIDGVPSKAGIEEMDPNTIASITVLKDAKATGMFGKKAENGVILIVTKGNAVQTITADMTPSDSVESVEIESAAGVQVLPAGDNGNILYLVDGEAAAAETVQKIPAEEILRVDVLKDKSATDKYGERGEHGVIEITTKK